In the Necator americanus strain Aroian chromosome X, whole genome shotgun sequence genome, CAAGGTTTGCTTCGCTAGATAATACCGTTTTCCAATCACATCTGGTTGTTGTTCAAGCTCCATCTTTGCTTTTGTATCAGTTCCGACAATTACCGCCCGATGGTTCGGTATCTTGGATGTCAACATgctgagttcatcataaaaatcGTCCTTCTGATTAGTCTTCAGCGGTCTTCATAATTGCGCGAGCACTTACGATCTAGAGTTTGTGTCCTCTGCAATACCGCCGTCGTATAAAAGCTCGTCTTGACGACTTTGAATCATTTCTAACAGCTATTGCGCAGCCTGCCACCTTCCTTTCATCAGTATCGCCGCAGTATCACCCGTCCTCCCGTTGTTCATTGATTTGCTGGAGCGGGCACCAGCACCACCACCTTCTACTTGTGCCGATCGCGCGCAAGTGTTGCCCAGTGGCATCTTTCCTCGCGGGAGACTCGAAGAGCgttgtaattttctttgaaggacgtCGTAAAGAGGTTTAACcgtcgggtcggcggtcttcttgCGGTGCATTTCATGTCGCGTTGTATCCAGTCcttcacggctctggtccaactaCTGTCCTTGAAGAGCATCAcatgtccggcccacctaattttgctttccttggcatatgcggcagcgtctctgatcttcgatcggtgacgtCGGAGTGAATGTCAAATCCCTTCTTTTCAGTTCCGTGAAGAGGGTTACTattagcatcactctttcacTTCCGCGGTCTATGATCTATGcactgatcgcattttcctcctgcttgcgaaacccCCACGTTTTTAAAGCTTtgatcaaagcaggaagaacggtggtgttgaataggcgagcacggagccggatgttcttagTCCTCTTTACTACATGATCTATGCTCTTGTATGCTTCGCAAGCCGTTCGTTTCCTTTTCCCCCGCACAGAGGTTAGGTGGTTCAGTATGTTGATTTCCCGACTtagatatatacatatatatatatata is a window encoding:
- a CDS encoding hypothetical protein (NECATOR_CHRX.G23142.T1), giving the protein MLTSKIPNHRAVIVGTDTKAKMELEQQPDVIGKRYYLAKQTLDNTSGLVDLCEQTNLIIASKLKKNH